CATCCGCCGATGCTGCCCATCGACCCGCCGCACGATCAGCCCCGCTTCCTCGAGCACGCGCAGATGCCGCGACACCGCCGGCGCGGAAATCGCAAACGGCTCCGCCAACTCCCCCGCCGCCGCTTCGCCCTCCGACAAACGCAAGAGAATCGCCCGCCGGGTCGGATCGGCCAAGGCGGCGAAGGTGCGGTCGAGTCGTGGATCGGATATGTTTAACATATCACTTATTTAACCGATATGTTAATCAAAGTCAAGCGCGGGGCCGGTTTTTTTCGACATGGGCCCCAGCGCGATGACAGATGACGCTCACCTGCGGGTCGCGGCTGAACGAAAACATGAAATATCACGGATGACAAGGCACTACTTCGCCCGCATTTTCGTCATCGCGATCGCCAGCCGGATCGCCGCCGCCATCGGTCGGGCGCTG
The nucleotide sequence above comes from Planctomycetota bacterium. Encoded proteins:
- a CDS encoding metalloregulator ArsR/SmtB family transcription factor; its protein translation is MSDPRLDRTFAALADPTRRAILLRLSEGEAAAGELAEPFAISAPAVSRHLRVLEEAGLIVRRVDGQHRRMRLDPAALRSASAWLDFYRKFWSESLDQLDEHLKSLASPKPTSERKTRVRTRKQHRRSK